One segment of Bacillus sp. (in: firmicutes) DNA contains the following:
- a CDS encoding DinB family protein: MEPTIIRHLETVRGITEQMIKKIPEEISDIVPKGFNNNIRWNFGHIASVQEKLVFRVLGEEMGIPKEYEQFFGAGTKPAEWEGTPPSLAEIAVVLTEQKTRIKDFIQGRLHEKLPTPFTNRAGTTFYTLGETLLFSFYHEALHVETIKRLYRLISSK; this comes from the coding sequence TTGGAACCAACAATTATTCGTCATTTGGAAACCGTGCGTGGGATTACTGAGCAAATGATAAAAAAAATTCCAGAAGAGATTTCGGATATCGTTCCAAAAGGTTTTAACAACAATATTCGCTGGAACTTTGGTCACATTGCATCCGTTCAGGAAAAGCTCGTCTTTCGAGTTTTAGGAGAAGAAATGGGTATTCCAAAAGAATATGAGCAGTTTTTCGGTGCCGGAACGAAACCGGCAGAATGGGAAGGAACGCCGCCATCATTAGCAGAGATTGCCGTGGTCTTGACAGAACAAAAAACAAGAATAAAAGACTTTATTCAAGGACGTTTGCATGAAAAACTGCCAACTCCATTTACAAACCGAGCAGGCACTACGTTTTACACATTGGGTGAGACATTATTGTTTAGCTTTTACCATGAAGCATTACATGTCGAAACGATTAAGCGATTATATCGATTGATTTCTTCTAAATAA
- a CDS encoding adhesin, whose product MVITDQAKLALQDILKENGKEGIRLYSAGEGCCGPQLGLSLEDPQTTDRVEKMNGIQVAIDEQVSSIIEGITLDAEETGEGIHFVLLGLNQSC is encoded by the coding sequence ATGGTGATTACTGATCAAGCAAAACTAGCATTACAAGATATTTTAAAGGAAAACGGTAAAGAAGGGATTCGTCTTTACTCTGCAGGTGAAGGATGTTGCGGTCCACAACTTGGTTTATCATTAGAAGATCCTCAAACTACAGATCGGGTGGAGAAAATGAATGGTATTCAGGTAGCGATTGATGAGCAAGTGTCTTCTATCATCGAAGGAATTACACTAGATGCAGAGGAAACAGGAGAAGGTATCCATTTTGTCTTATTAGGGTTAAATCAAAGTTGTTGA
- a CDS encoding AraC family transcriptional regulator, which yields MSYLKQIQRAVDYIEENLSNELSITEISQQVNFSMYHFHRIFQSFVGESLTEYIRRRRLTAAAHLLRNTNLRIIDIACEYGFNSQEAFTRAFKKMFGITPGMYRRQKQRLLLKEKPRLTISMLKHFEGGLLMEPRIVIKEGFTVVGMKCSTTLKNNKVPQLWDEFLSRIHEIKNRSDDKVAMGISEFCQNPHDEEFTYVACVPVMRIDEIPEGMVVKTVPRNKYVVVTHKGSMETLGNAYDFIYATWLPKSGYELAEADDFEVYDERFLGPEDEKSEIDIYVPIK from the coding sequence TTGAGTTACTTGAAGCAAATACAAAGGGCGGTTGATTATATTGAAGAAAATCTAAGTAACGAACTATCGATTACGGAGATATCACAACAGGTAAATTTCTCAATGTACCATTTTCATCGAATTTTTCAATCCTTTGTTGGAGAGTCATTAACAGAATATATAAGAAGGCGCAGGCTAACGGCTGCAGCTCACTTACTTAGAAACACAAATCTTCGCATTATTGATATCGCTTGTGAATATGGATTTAATTCTCAAGAAGCATTTACGAGAGCATTTAAAAAAATGTTTGGCATCACCCCCGGAATGTATCGCAGACAAAAACAGAGACTTTTGCTAAAAGAAAAACCGCGTTTAACAATTTCAATGTTAAAACATTTTGAGGGAGGCTTATTAATGGAACCAAGGATTGTAATTAAAGAAGGATTTACTGTAGTCGGCATGAAGTGTTCAACTACATTAAAAAACAATAAAGTTCCACAGTTGTGGGATGAATTTCTCTCAAGAATACATGAAATAAAAAATAGATCAGATGATAAAGTAGCCATGGGAATTAGTGAATTTTGCCAGAATCCACATGACGAAGAATTCACTTATGTTGCATGTGTACCTGTAATGAGAATCGACGAAATCCCCGAGGGAATGGTAGTAAAGACCGTTCCGAGAAATAAGTACGTTGTTGTTACGCACAAAGGGAGTATGGAAACGCTTGGGAACGCATATGATTTCATTTATGCTACTTGGCTTCCAAAGTCCGGTTATGAACTTGCCGAAGCGGATGATTTCGAAGTGTACGATGAGCGATTTCTTGGACCAGAAGATGAAAAGTCTGAGATTGATATATATGTACCCATAAAATAG
- a CDS encoding YhcN/YlaJ family sporulation lipoprotein, with translation MKHVKLVITFTLTIPLVFGCATNFNDEARNMDNNVQNVRYDQRDNNRAQDITPRTNQQTRMEIAEEAANRVENLEGVRQANVIVTNRNAYVAVMLDDQPKGEMTRAVENKISNAVKQADRNIQNVFVSTNPDFVDRMTDYTNKLQRGEPIEGLFEEFNEMVLRVFPNAR, from the coding sequence ATGAAACATGTAAAGTTAGTGATAACATTTACTTTAACCATTCCACTTGTATTTGGTTGTGCAACAAATTTTAACGATGAAGCAAGGAATATGGACAACAATGTACAAAATGTCCGCTATGACCAAAGGGACAACAATCGAGCTCAGGATATAACCCCCCGTACGAACCAACAAACTAGAATGGAAATAGCAGAAGAAGCCGCTAATCGTGTAGAAAACTTAGAAGGAGTACGCCAAGCAAATGTCATTGTCACAAATCGCAATGCCTATGTTGCAGTAATGCTTGATGATCAACCAAAAGGGGAAATGACAAGAGCTGTTGAAAATAAAATTTCAAACGCAGTAAAACAAGCAGACAGAAATATTCAAAATGTTTTTGTTTCAACGAACCCTGATTTTGTTGATCGTATGACTGATTATACAAATAAACTTCAACGTGGAGAACCAATCGAAGGACTTTTTGAAGAATTTAATGAAATGGTTCTGCGTGTATTTCCAAACGCACGATAA
- a CDS encoding N-acetyltransferase, which translates to MNIRGFCKEDWLQVKEIYEQGMATGQATFETAVPSLEKWESTIAANLCLVAEDEEGIQGWCKISKVSDRCVYEGVGEVSVYVREVSRGKGVGKQLLQAIIKESEEKGFWTLTAGIFPENIPSLRLHQSVGFRKIGIRQRIGKLNGVWRDVVLLERRSQIVGMD; encoded by the coding sequence TTGAATATTCGTGGCTTTTGTAAAGAGGATTGGTTGCAAGTGAAGGAAATTTACGAGCAAGGAATGGCAACAGGACAAGCAACGTTTGAAACGGCAGTACCATCATTAGAAAAATGGGAATCGACTATTGCCGCAAATTTATGTTTAGTTGCTGAAGACGAAGAAGGCATTCAAGGCTGGTGTAAGATAAGTAAAGTATCGGATCGCTGCGTGTATGAAGGAGTGGGAGAGGTTAGTGTGTATGTTCGAGAAGTGAGTCGAGGAAAAGGAGTTGGCAAACAACTTTTACAAGCTATTATCAAAGAATCAGAGGAAAAAGGATTTTGGACATTAACTGCAGGCATTTTCCCTGAAAACATACCAAGTTTACGTTTACATCAAAGTGTTGGATTTCGTAAAATCGGCATCCGACAACGGATAGGAAAGTTAAATGGGGTATGGCGTGATGTCGTGTTACTCGAGCGTCGTAGTCAAATTGTGGGTATGGATTGA
- a CDS encoding winged helix-turn-helix transcriptional regulator, with product MAKTVVEIEKASYVLKLLGDKTRLTIMAILNQRECCVCELHEVFDMSQPSISQHLRKLKDAGLVKENRRGQWIYYSLNSQNELYDFIQIILEHIPDQTENIRKIEETNPTLRCDC from the coding sequence ATGGCAAAAACAGTGGTGGAGATCGAAAAAGCATCATACGTTTTAAAGTTACTTGGTGATAAAACACGTTTGACGATCATGGCAATTTTAAATCAACGTGAGTGTTGTGTATGTGAACTTCATGAAGTGTTTGACATGAGTCAACCTTCTATTAGTCAGCATCTTCGCAAGTTAAAGGATGCAGGATTAGTAAAAGAGAATAGAAGAGGGCAGTGGATTTATTATTCACTTAATTCACAAAATGAGTTATATGATTTCATTCAAATTATTTTGGAACATATTCCAGATCAAACAGAGAATATTCGTAAGATTGAGGAAACCAACCCTACGCTCCGATGCGATTGTTAA
- a CDS encoding carboxymuconolactone decarboxylase family protein encodes MANNLYQKENLRHFAKLGDLVPEQYQAFQKFNHAVMEEGALTKKEKEIIAVAVAHATECPYCIDVHTRNAKAAGASLEELVEAAFVTAAIEAGGAMTHSTHMQNALDQEADDTFYRRSNLKKLANLKQWAPDGFSAFNNFSNVATKEGKLSAKLKELIAVAVAHTTECPYCIDVHTKSAQKEGATKEELSEAILVAAALRAGGAYTHIANMIQSYGE; translated from the coding sequence ATGGCAAACAACTTATATCAAAAGGAAAATTTACGTCATTTTGCTAAGCTGGGAGATTTAGTTCCTGAACAATATCAAGCTTTTCAAAAATTTAACCATGCTGTGATGGAAGAAGGCGCGCTTACAAAGAAGGAGAAAGAAATCATCGCAGTCGCTGTGGCACACGCTACTGAATGTCCTTATTGTATTGATGTGCATACCCGTAATGCAAAAGCAGCAGGCGCATCCCTTGAAGAATTGGTGGAAGCAGCGTTTGTAACAGCTGCTATTGAAGCTGGTGGAGCAATGACTCATAGTACCCATATGCAAAATGCACTAGATCAGGAAGCAGATGACACCTTCTACCGCCGTTCGAACCTAAAAAAACTAGCTAATTTGAAACAATGGGCCCCTGATGGTTTTAGCGCATTTAACAATTTTAGCAATGTAGCGACCAAAGAAGGAAAATTGAGTGCTAAGCTAAAAGAGTTAATTGCTGTTGCTGTAGCCCATACCACGGAATGTCCATACTGCATTGACGTTCATACAAAATCTGCTCAAAAAGAAGGTGCGACTAAAGAAGAGCTCTCGGAGGCTATTCTAGTAGCAGCCGCTTTACGAGCAGGTGGTGCTTATACTCATATCGCGAATATGATTCAGAGCTATGGTGAATAA
- the arsD gene encoding arsenite efflux transporter metallochaperone ArsD, producing MKKVEIFDPAMCCSTGVCGPSVDPELTRVASAVFSLEKKGFDIKRYNLANEPDKFAENTEVSKVLHEKGPDALPVVLRDGKVVKVGAYPTNEELAEWFGVNPEELKAEKPRVRLKLNLNK from the coding sequence ATGAAAAAAGTCGAGATTTTTGATCCGGCGATGTGTTGTTCTACAGGTGTATGTGGGCCGAGCGTAGATCCGGAATTAACAAGAGTAGCATCAGCCGTATTTTCTTTAGAAAAGAAAGGTTTTGATATTAAACGATACAACTTAGCTAACGAGCCAGATAAATTCGCGGAAAACACAGAGGTTTCTAAAGTACTTCATGAAAAAGGTCCAGATGCTCTCCCTGTCGTATTAAGAGATGGGAAAGTGGTAAAGGTTGGTGCTTACCCGACCAATGAGGAGCTGGCAGAATGGTTTGGTGTTAATCCTGAAGAACTAAAAGCTGAAAAACCTCGTGTTCGTCTAAAATTAAATCTTAATAAATAA
- a CDS encoding DJ-1/PfpI family protein translates to MTIRVHSYIDEISHADAVLFASGPGIRKLCNDENYLKRLKIDPSKQLVGSMCSGSLILGALGLLNGKKATTYLTAKRELEKFNVYVVEESFVVEGNIATAAGCLAAQNLVGWFIERLLTKKVRDAVLNLIHPVGQGLSLNK, encoded by the coding sequence TTGACAATTCGAGTTCATTCGTACATTGATGAGATAAGTCATGCGGATGCAGTTTTATTTGCGAGTGGTCCAGGAATAAGGAAGCTTTGTAATGATGAAAATTATCTAAAAAGATTAAAGATAGACCCATCTAAACAGTTGGTAGGTTCTATGTGTTCAGGCTCTCTTATTTTAGGAGCTCTTGGTTTGTTAAACGGCAAGAAAGCAACTACATATCTAACAGCAAAAAGGGAGTTAGAGAAGTTTAATGTTTATGTAGTTGAAGAATCATTTGTTGTTGAAGGTAATATTGCAACTGCAGCTGGTTGTTTAGCAGCACAAAATTTAGTTGGATGGTTTATTGAAAGGCTTTTGACTAAGAAAGTAAGAGATGCAGTATTAAATTTAATTCATCCTGTTGGACAGGGGTTATCTTTAAATAAATGA
- a CDS encoding SDR family oxidoreductase encodes MNQTIDKQPVAFVTGASSGFGLLTCVALAGEGYRVLASMRNLDNKGRLEAVAKEAGVTNQMEIVQLDVTDFSAVETVIQDVIDRYGRIDLLVNNAGYATGGFTEELAVEEWRRQFETNFFGLVAVTKAVLPSMRERRSGKIVNISSISGRIGFPSMGPYAASKFAVEGFSESLRLEMLPYGVHVVLIEPGSYKTDIWSKGLEAVTINPNSPYVKKMKSIWKYVNHVADTAPPPDEVIQQIVQVAKSPSPKLRYPVGKGVKLGIILKNVLPWNWWERMITKRLWGES; translated from the coding sequence GTGAATCAAACTATTGACAAACAACCGGTTGCGTTTGTTACAGGAGCTTCAAGCGGCTTTGGGTTGCTGACATGTGTAGCACTTGCCGGCGAAGGCTATCGTGTGCTAGCTTCTATGAGGAACTTGGATAACAAAGGACGGCTGGAAGCGGTGGCGAAAGAAGCAGGTGTAACGAATCAGATGGAAATTGTCCAATTGGATGTAACCGATTTTTCCGCTGTGGAAACTGTAATTCAGGATGTGATCGACCGTTATGGTCGAATTGATCTGTTGGTGAACAATGCGGGGTATGCAACAGGCGGCTTCACGGAGGAACTTGCTGTTGAAGAATGGCGGCGGCAATTTGAAACCAATTTTTTCGGTTTAGTAGCAGTTACAAAAGCGGTTTTGCCGTCGATGAGAGAACGCAGAAGCGGCAAGATTGTGAATATAAGCAGTATCAGCGGACGGATCGGATTCCCTTCTATGGGGCCTTATGCAGCATCCAAGTTTGCGGTAGAAGGATTCAGTGAGTCTTTGCGTTTGGAGATGCTACCGTACGGCGTTCATGTTGTGTTGATTGAACCGGGATCCTATAAAACGGATATCTGGTCAAAAGGGTTAGAAGCGGTAACGATCAATCCGAATTCCCCTTATGTTAAAAAGATGAAGTCCATATGGAAATATGTCAACCACGTTGCTGACACGGCACCTCCTCCGGATGAAGTGATCCAACAGATTGTGCAAGTGGCAAAGTCTCCCTCTCCAAAATTGCGGTATCCGGTTGGCAAAGGCGTGAAATTAGGAATTATCTTAAAAAATGTTCTTCCGTGGAACTGGTGGGAGCGGATGATAACGAAACGGTTATGGGGAGAATCATGA
- a CDS encoding ferritin, whose amino-acid sequence MPSQKLVNALVEQMNYEFESANIYLAMAAYCQAENWDGFANFLLVQTEEERFHGMKIFRYLKDIGERAMITGYDTPKNDFESILDCFESAYEHEKEVTKRIYALSDLALDERDHGTIHFLKWYINEQIEEEAMFDHIIVQLKRLNNDTNGMFLLDREFAARTFNPPQE is encoded by the coding sequence ATGCCGAGCCAAAAGCTTGTTAACGCACTTGTTGAACAAATGAATTATGAATTCGAATCAGCCAATATTTATTTAGCGATGGCAGCATACTGTCAAGCGGAAAATTGGGATGGGTTTGCGAACTTCCTTTTAGTTCAAACAGAAGAAGAACGCTTTCACGGAATGAAAATTTTCCGTTACTTAAAAGATATTGGGGAGCGTGCGATGATTACAGGTTATGATACTCCGAAAAACGATTTTGAATCGATTTTAGACTGTTTTGAGTCTGCTTATGAACACGAAAAAGAAGTAACTAAGCGCATTTATGCTCTTTCTGACTTAGCCCTCGATGAACGAGATCACGGTACGATTCATTTCCTTAAATGGTATATTAATGAACAAATCGAAGAAGAAGCGATGTTTGATCACATTATTGTTCAATTAAAACGGCTTAATAACGATACCAATGGAATGTTTTTACTTGATCGTGAGTTTGCTGCAAGAACATTTAATCCTCCACAAGAATAA
- the arsC gene encoding arsenate reductase (thioredoxin), translating to MKNKKTIYFLCTGNSCRSQMAEGWAKKYLGDEWEVYSAGLEAHGLNPNAVKAMKEVGIDISNQTSDVIDPEILNKADLVVTLCGHAADHCPVTPPHVKRVHWGFDDPARAEGTEEEKWAVFQRVRDEIGERIKRFAETGE from the coding sequence ATGAAAAACAAAAAGACGATCTACTTCTTATGTACCGGTAACTCTTGCCGTAGCCAAATGGCTGAAGGATGGGCAAAGAAATATTTAGGAGACGAGTGGGAAGTTTATAGTGCAGGACTCGAAGCACACGGTTTAAACCCTAATGCAGTGAAAGCCATGAAAGAAGTAGGAATTGACATTTCTAATCAAACTTCTGATGTTATTGATCCAGAAATTTTAAATAAGGCTGATTTAGTGGTGACATTATGTGGACATGCTGCTGATCACTGCCCTGTTACTCCACCTCACGTAAAACGTGTACACTGGGGGTTTGATGACCCAGCAAGAGCAGAAGGTACGGAGGAAGAAAAATGGGCAGTGTTCCAACGTGTACGTGATGAAATCGGAGAGCGCATTAAACGATTTGCTGAGACTGGAGAATAG
- a CDS encoding L,D-transpeptidase family protein: MKNKIRRTNFFVLISMIIFLTISPFSEVHSEKIQKIYIKVDLWTKELYVIEGVKVIKRYKISPGTEDSPTPIGTFMITKKSRSWGGGFGTRWLGLNVPWGEYGIHGTNKPWLIGNNVSSGCIRMRNEDVEELFEIVSEGTVVHIVGPITGIGNGDLKNLSLGSKGNLVQIVQERLKLMGFYHGKINGIFDKTTERAVHLFQRVHHLPETGVVTKREYILLGILE, from the coding sequence ATGAAAAACAAAATAAGAAGAACTAATTTTTTTGTTCTTATTTCTATGATCATCTTTTTAACTATATCTCCATTTAGTGAAGTCCACAGTGAAAAAATTCAAAAAATTTACATTAAGGTTGATTTATGGACGAAAGAGCTTTACGTAATTGAAGGTGTAAAAGTCATCAAGAGATATAAAATATCACCTGGAACTGAGGATTCGCCTACGCCTATTGGAACATTTATGATTACCAAAAAATCTAGATCGTGGGGAGGTGGTTTTGGCACTCGCTGGTTAGGATTAAACGTACCTTGGGGAGAGTATGGAATTCACGGAACAAATAAACCTTGGTTGATCGGTAATAATGTAAGCAGTGGTTGTATCAGAATGCGAAACGAGGATGTGGAAGAGTTATTTGAAATCGTATCTGAAGGTACGGTTGTACATATAGTAGGACCTATCACAGGTATTGGAAATGGAGATTTAAAAAATTTATCTCTCGGTTCAAAAGGGAATTTGGTTCAAATCGTCCAAGAAAGACTAAAACTAATGGGCTTTTATCATGGGAAGATAAATGGAATTTTTGATAAGACAACTGAGAGAGCTGTTCATTTATTTCAAAGAGTTCATCATTTACCAGAAACGGGTGTAGTAACTAAAAGAGAGTATATATTATTAGGTATTTTAGAATAA
- a CDS encoding class I SAM-dependent methyltransferase, with translation MAFTNKELNEWTLSLLNIRNSDRVLEIGFGPGIAVEKISNVIKEGIIVGIDPSEVMLSQAQKRNEVAISEGKVKLHLAEIENLPVFDETFDKIFSINSIIFWNQPIKRLKDLRKLMKPNGLIAITIQPRSKEANNEIALEEGKKLVQYLKEAGFSQIQLEVKEMKPVLAVCAMDVNPSS, from the coding sequence ATGGCATTTACGAATAAGGAACTTAACGAATGGACATTGTCATTATTGAATATACGAAATTCTGATAGGGTATTAGAGATTGGATTTGGTCCCGGAATCGCAGTAGAGAAGATAAGTAATGTTATCAAAGAAGGAATAATCGTAGGAATTGATCCTTCAGAGGTAATGCTTTCTCAAGCGCAAAAGAGAAATGAGGTGGCCATAAGCGAAGGAAAAGTAAAGCTACATCTTGCAGAAATTGAGAATCTGCCTGTATTTGACGAGACATTTGATAAAATTTTTTCGATTAATTCAATTATTTTTTGGAATCAACCTATAAAAAGACTAAAAGACTTACGCAAATTGATGAAGCCAAACGGATTGATTGCCATTACAATCCAACCACGCTCTAAGGAGGCTAATAATGAAATCGCACTCGAGGAAGGTAAAAAATTAGTACAGTATCTCAAAGAGGCAGGGTTTTCACAAATTCAACTGGAAGTCAAAGAAATGAAGCCTGTTTTAGCTGTATGCGCTATGGATGTTAATCCATCGAGTTAG
- a CDS encoding HAD family hydrolase, which produces MKALVFDFDGLIVDTESLWFDVYKDVLVEYDCELKLEDFALSIGTKDDVLYERLTKIARKPINRIEIDRNTHERYQQQMSQLHLREGVNEYLKAAKELGLKIGLASSSSRYWVQGFLEKFNIKEYFEVVKTSDNVKKVKPDPELYLQAIQELGVKPYEALAFEDSKNGLIAATKAGLHCVIVPNSVTSFLDFSGHLHRLSSMEEIELKDLLHLIESKLVKE; this is translated from the coding sequence ATTAAAGCACTAGTATTTGATTTTGATGGATTAATTGTAGATACTGAGTCACTTTGGTTTGATGTGTATAAGGACGTACTAGTCGAATATGACTGTGAGTTAAAGTTAGAAGATTTTGCATTAAGTATCGGAACGAAAGATGACGTGTTGTACGAACGGCTGACCAAAATAGCACGAAAGCCTATCAATCGGATAGAGATCGATCGAAATACACATGAGAGGTATCAACAACAAATGAGTCAATTACACCTACGTGAAGGGGTAAATGAGTATTTAAAAGCGGCAAAAGAACTTGGTTTGAAAATAGGTCTGGCATCTAGTTCAAGCAGATATTGGGTGCAAGGCTTTTTAGAGAAGTTTAACATCAAGGAATATTTCGAAGTTGTAAAAACATCAGATAATGTTAAAAAAGTAAAGCCTGATCCTGAACTCTACTTACAGGCCATTCAGGAGCTTGGAGTGAAACCATACGAGGCTTTGGCCTTTGAAGACTCAAAAAATGGTCTGATAGCAGCTACTAAGGCAGGGTTACATTGTGTTATTGTTCCAAACTCAGTTACCAGCTTTTTAGACTTTTCCGGACATTTACACCGCCTATCATCCATGGAAGAAATTGAATTAAAGGATTTGTTGCATTTAATCGAATCCAAATTAGTGAAAGAATGA
- the arsA gene encoding arsenical pump-driving ATPase → MFQSFHPYHTIQTPFLFFTGKGGVGKTSTACATAVALADAGKKVLIVSTDPASNLQDVFEMELGTKPVPIPSVENLFACNIDPEEAARAYREKVVGPYRGKLPDSVLTTMEEQLSGACTVEIAAFDEFTNLIANEELVSQFDHIIFDTAPTGHTLRLLQLPMAWTGFLEESTHGASCLGPLSGLNEKKQLYAKTMEVLENPEQTTLLLVARPELASLQEANRASKELKEIGIKNQLLIINGLMQQYLENDKVSVAIYQKQQRALITMPKELKQMGIYSLPFVSYSLTGIKHLRYLFKGYTFSANENQDIDLAEVNLHHLTEVVNEFSEKQPKVIFTMGKGGVGKTTIASAIAVGLVEKGHRVHLTTTDPAAHLDFMFPNQNHDVKELLTISKIDPKAEVKAYTQEVLSKALEELEEEELAYLEEDLKSPCTEELAVFRAFAEVVAKSEGEIVIIDTAPTGHTLLLLDAAQSYHKELVRSTGEVPESVAKLLPRLRNPKETSVVIVTLAEATPVLEAQRLQEDLKRANIEPKWWVINQSLYATETIDPVLRGRAHAEKTWIQKVQQDLASHCAIIPWQPEEKIGYDKVKEYTQD, encoded by the coding sequence ATGTTTCAATCCTTTCATCCTTATCATACGATTCAGACGCCTTTTCTCTTTTTTACTGGAAAAGGTGGGGTAGGGAAAACCTCAACAGCTTGTGCAACAGCTGTGGCATTAGCCGATGCCGGGAAAAAAGTGTTAATTGTAAGTACAGACCCGGCTTCTAATTTACAAGACGTATTTGAAATGGAATTAGGGACGAAACCAGTTCCTATACCCAGTGTAGAGAATCTATTTGCATGCAACATAGATCCTGAAGAAGCAGCGAGAGCCTATCGTGAAAAAGTAGTAGGACCCTATCGAGGTAAACTTCCAGATTCTGTCCTGACAACCATGGAAGAACAGTTATCTGGGGCATGTACAGTGGAGATTGCGGCTTTTGATGAGTTTACCAACTTAATAGCAAATGAAGAATTGGTTAGTCAATTTGATCACATCATTTTTGATACAGCTCCAACGGGTCATACGCTTCGGTTGCTTCAATTACCGATGGCTTGGACAGGCTTTTTAGAAGAAAGTACACATGGAGCTTCCTGCTTGGGCCCATTATCAGGTTTGAATGAGAAAAAGCAACTTTATGCTAAAACGATGGAAGTGTTGGAGAATCCAGAACAAACTACTTTATTGTTGGTTGCTCGTCCGGAACTCGCTTCTTTACAAGAAGCAAACCGAGCGTCCAAAGAATTAAAAGAAATTGGAATAAAAAACCAGTTATTAATTATTAACGGTCTTATGCAACAGTATTTAGAAAACGATAAGGTTTCAGTAGCCATTTATCAAAAACAACAACGGGCTTTAATAACAATGCCAAAAGAATTAAAGCAAATGGGCATTTATTCGTTACCGTTTGTTTCTTATTCTTTAACCGGAATCAAACATCTTCGTTATTTATTTAAAGGATACACGTTTTCGGCGAATGAGAATCAAGACATAGACTTAGCAGAAGTAAATCTTCACCATTTAACAGAAGTGGTTAACGAATTCTCTGAAAAACAGCCAAAGGTTATTTTTACAATGGGCAAAGGTGGCGTAGGCAAAACAACCATTGCTTCGGCCATCGCGGTGGGGTTAGTCGAAAAAGGACATCGGGTTCACTTAACAACCACGGACCCTGCAGCCCATTTGGATTTTATGTTTCCAAATCAAAATCATGATGTAAAGGAACTTCTTACCATCAGTAAAATAGATCCAAAAGCAGAAGTAAAAGCCTATACACAAGAGGTATTGTCAAAGGCGCTGGAAGAGTTAGAGGAGGAAGAACTCGCTTATTTAGAAGAGGATTTAAAGTCACCTTGTACGGAAGAACTCGCTGTATTTAGAGCGTTTGCTGAAGTAGTCGCCAAATCCGAAGGAGAAATCGTGATTATTGATACAGCTCCAACGGGACATACCTTACTCTTATTAGATGCGGCTCAATCCTATCATAAAGAACTAGTCCGTTCGACTGGAGAAGTACCTGAGAGTGTCGCGAAGTTACTGCCCCGTTTACGAAATCCAAAAGAAACTAGTGTTGTTATTGTGACTTTGGCAGAAGCAACACCTGTTCTAGAGGCACAACGCTTACAGGAGGATTTAAAAAGAGCAAACATTGAGCCGAAATGGTGGGTTATCAACCAAAGCCTATATGCAACCGAAACGATTGATCCCGTATTAAGAGGAAGAGCACATGCTGAAAAAACATGGATTCAGAAAGTCCAACAAGATTTAGCTTCTCATTGCGCTATTATCCCTTGGCAGCCAGAAGAGAAAATTGGATACGACAAGGTAAAAGAATATACTCAAGATTAA